One genomic segment of Theobroma cacao cultivar B97-61/B2 chromosome 6, Criollo_cocoa_genome_V2, whole genome shotgun sequence includes these proteins:
- the LOC18596985 gene encoding putative cyclin-D6-1 isoform X2 → MEYFDLEDPFTSLKEHQSDTISALFSSESDHMPSQNYLQCLKTSDFYVSFRQEAISLILQLVLVGQAQYSCNLDPYTPYLAVNYMDRFISRQDIPQGNPWVLRLLVIACISLAAKMKEIHFSSSNFQREEGFIFDAPAIQRMELLILDALNWRMRSVTPFSFICFFISLFELKDPPLTQALKDRASNIIFQAHEINLLEFKPSVLAASALLLASHELSPLQFPSVETSILSCEYVNKESLLKCFNATQDMVVNQISESIVDTVSSSSTRTPLSVLDCHCTKAESESTTSTMAATAMAEKREIKRRKLNDFCSESTRVQISQIQPFG, encoded by the exons ATGGAGTACTTTGATCTTGAGGACCCATTCACAAGCTTGAAAGAACACCAATCTGATACAATCTCAGCTCTTTTCTCCTCAGAATCTGACCACATGCCTTCTCAGAACTACCTTCAATGTTTAAAGACCAGTGACTTCTATGTTTCTTTCCGACAGGAAGCCATTTCTCTCATTTTGCAG CTTGTTTTAGTTGGTCAGGCACAGTATTCTTGTAACCTTGATCCTTACACGCCATACCTGGCTGTTAACTACATGGATCGGTTCATCTCCAGGCAGGATATCCCG CAAGGCAATCCATGGGTTCTGAGGCTTCTTGTGATAGCTTGCATTTCTTTGGCTGCAAAGATGAAGGAAATACAtttctcttcctctaattTCCAG AGAGAAGAAGGGTTCATCTTCGATGCCCCAGCTATTCAAAGGATGGAGCTTCTGATTCTTGATGCTTTGAATTGGCGAATGAGATCAGTAACACCCTTCTCATTTATctgtttcttcatttctttgttCGAACTGAAAGACCCACCTTTGACACAAGCACTAAAAGATAGAGCCTCAAACATAATCTTCCAAGCTCACG AAATCAATCTGTTAGAGTTCAAACCATCAGTCCTTGCAGCATCAGCTCTTCTTTTGGCATCTCATGAGCTATCCCCATTACAGTTTCCGTCTGTGGAAACCTCAATTTTGTCTTGTGAATACGTGAATAAA GAGAGCCTGTTAAAATGCTTTAATGCAACGCAGGACATGGTGGTTAACCAAATCAGCGAATCGATTGTAGATACGGTGTCAAGCTCGAGTACAAGAACCCCATTAAGTGTATTGGACTGCCACTGCACCAAAGCAGAAAGTGAGAGTACCACTAGCACCATGGCTGCCACTGCAATGgcagaaaagagagaaatcaaGCGTCGaaaattgaatgatttttgCAGCGAAAGCACTAGGGTACAGATTTCTCAGATTCAACCATTTGGATAA
- the LOC18596985 gene encoding putative cyclin-D6-1 isoform X3, with amino-acid sequence MEYFDLEDPFTSLKEHQSDTISALFSSESDHMPSQNYLQCLKTSDFYVSFRQEAISLILQAQYSCNLDPYTPYLAVNYMDRFISRQDIPQGNPWVLRLLVIACISLAAKMKEIHFSSSNFQREEGFIFDAPAIQRMELLILDALNWRMRSVTPFSFICFFISLFELKDPPLTQALKDRASNIIFQAHGEINLLEFKPSVLAASALLLASHELSPLQFPSVETSILSCEYVNKESLLKCFNATQDMVVNQISESIVDTVSSSSTRTPLSVLDCHCTKAESESTTSTMAATAMAEKREIKRRKLNDFCSESTRVQISQIQPFG; translated from the exons ATGGAGTACTTTGATCTTGAGGACCCATTCACAAGCTTGAAAGAACACCAATCTGATACAATCTCAGCTCTTTTCTCCTCAGAATCTGACCACATGCCTTCTCAGAACTACCTTCAATGTTTAAAGACCAGTGACTTCTATGTTTCTTTCCGACAGGAAGCCATTTCTCTCATTTTGCAG GCACAGTATTCTTGTAACCTTGATCCTTACACGCCATACCTGGCTGTTAACTACATGGATCGGTTCATCTCCAGGCAGGATATCCCG CAAGGCAATCCATGGGTTCTGAGGCTTCTTGTGATAGCTTGCATTTCTTTGGCTGCAAAGATGAAGGAAATACAtttctcttcctctaattTCCAG AGAGAAGAAGGGTTCATCTTCGATGCCCCAGCTATTCAAAGGATGGAGCTTCTGATTCTTGATGCTTTGAATTGGCGAATGAGATCAGTAACACCCTTCTCATTTATctgtttcttcatttctttgttCGAACTGAAAGACCCACCTTTGACACAAGCACTAAAAGATAGAGCCTCAAACATAATCTTCCAAGCTCACGGTG AAATCAATCTGTTAGAGTTCAAACCATCAGTCCTTGCAGCATCAGCTCTTCTTTTGGCATCTCATGAGCTATCCCCATTACAGTTTCCGTCTGTGGAAACCTCAATTTTGTCTTGTGAATACGTGAATAAA GAGAGCCTGTTAAAATGCTTTAATGCAACGCAGGACATGGTGGTTAACCAAATCAGCGAATCGATTGTAGATACGGTGTCAAGCTCGAGTACAAGAACCCCATTAAGTGTATTGGACTGCCACTGCACCAAAGCAGAAAGTGAGAGTACCACTAGCACCATGGCTGCCACTGCAATGgcagaaaagagagaaatcaaGCGTCGaaaattgaatgatttttgCAGCGAAAGCACTAGGGTACAGATTTCTCAGATTCAACCATTTGGATAA
- the LOC18596985 gene encoding putative cyclin-D6-1 isoform X5, producing MEYFDLEDPFTSLKEHQSDTISALFSSESDHMPSQNYLQCLKTSDFYVSFRQEAISLILQQGNPWVLRLLVIACISLAAKMKEIHFSSSNFQREEGFIFDAPAIQRMELLILDALNWRMRSVTPFSFICFFISLFELKDPPLTQALKDRASNIIFQAHGEINLLEFKPSVLAASALLLASHELSPLQFPSVETSILSCEYVNKESLLKCFNATQDMVVNQISESIVDTVSSSSTRTPLSVLDCHCTKAESESTTSTMAATAMAEKREIKRRKLNDFCSESTRVQISQIQPFG from the exons ATGGAGTACTTTGATCTTGAGGACCCATTCACAAGCTTGAAAGAACACCAATCTGATACAATCTCAGCTCTTTTCTCCTCAGAATCTGACCACATGCCTTCTCAGAACTACCTTCAATGTTTAAAGACCAGTGACTTCTATGTTTCTTTCCGACAGGAAGCCATTTCTCTCATTTTGCAG CAAGGCAATCCATGGGTTCTGAGGCTTCTTGTGATAGCTTGCATTTCTTTGGCTGCAAAGATGAAGGAAATACAtttctcttcctctaattTCCAG AGAGAAGAAGGGTTCATCTTCGATGCCCCAGCTATTCAAAGGATGGAGCTTCTGATTCTTGATGCTTTGAATTGGCGAATGAGATCAGTAACACCCTTCTCATTTATctgtttcttcatttctttgttCGAACTGAAAGACCCACCTTTGACACAAGCACTAAAAGATAGAGCCTCAAACATAATCTTCCAAGCTCACGGTG AAATCAATCTGTTAGAGTTCAAACCATCAGTCCTTGCAGCATCAGCTCTTCTTTTGGCATCTCATGAGCTATCCCCATTACAGTTTCCGTCTGTGGAAACCTCAATTTTGTCTTGTGAATACGTGAATAAA GAGAGCCTGTTAAAATGCTTTAATGCAACGCAGGACATGGTGGTTAACCAAATCAGCGAATCGATTGTAGATACGGTGTCAAGCTCGAGTACAAGAACCCCATTAAGTGTATTGGACTGCCACTGCACCAAAGCAGAAAGTGAGAGTACCACTAGCACCATGGCTGCCACTGCAATGgcagaaaagagagaaatcaaGCGTCGaaaattgaatgatttttgCAGCGAAAGCACTAGGGTACAGATTTCTCAGATTCAACCATTTGGATAA
- the LOC18596985 gene encoding putative cyclin-D6-1 isoform X1, with product MEYFDLEDPFTSLKEHQSDTISALFSSESDHMPSQNYLQCLKTSDFYVSFRQEAISLILQLVLVGQAQYSCNLDPYTPYLAVNYMDRFISRQDIPQGNPWVLRLLVIACISLAAKMKEIHFSSSNFQREEGFIFDAPAIQRMELLILDALNWRMRSVTPFSFICFFISLFELKDPPLTQALKDRASNIIFQAHGEINLLEFKPSVLAASALLLASHELSPLQFPSVETSILSCEYVNKESLLKCFNATQDMVVNQISESIVDTVSSSSTRTPLSVLDCHCTKAESESTTSTMAATAMAEKREIKRRKLNDFCSESTRVQISQIQPFG from the exons ATGGAGTACTTTGATCTTGAGGACCCATTCACAAGCTTGAAAGAACACCAATCTGATACAATCTCAGCTCTTTTCTCCTCAGAATCTGACCACATGCCTTCTCAGAACTACCTTCAATGTTTAAAGACCAGTGACTTCTATGTTTCTTTCCGACAGGAAGCCATTTCTCTCATTTTGCAG CTTGTTTTAGTTGGTCAGGCACAGTATTCTTGTAACCTTGATCCTTACACGCCATACCTGGCTGTTAACTACATGGATCGGTTCATCTCCAGGCAGGATATCCCG CAAGGCAATCCATGGGTTCTGAGGCTTCTTGTGATAGCTTGCATTTCTTTGGCTGCAAAGATGAAGGAAATACAtttctcttcctctaattTCCAG AGAGAAGAAGGGTTCATCTTCGATGCCCCAGCTATTCAAAGGATGGAGCTTCTGATTCTTGATGCTTTGAATTGGCGAATGAGATCAGTAACACCCTTCTCATTTATctgtttcttcatttctttgttCGAACTGAAAGACCCACCTTTGACACAAGCACTAAAAGATAGAGCCTCAAACATAATCTTCCAAGCTCACGGTG AAATCAATCTGTTAGAGTTCAAACCATCAGTCCTTGCAGCATCAGCTCTTCTTTTGGCATCTCATGAGCTATCCCCATTACAGTTTCCGTCTGTGGAAACCTCAATTTTGTCTTGTGAATACGTGAATAAA GAGAGCCTGTTAAAATGCTTTAATGCAACGCAGGACATGGTGGTTAACCAAATCAGCGAATCGATTGTAGATACGGTGTCAAGCTCGAGTACAAGAACCCCATTAAGTGTATTGGACTGCCACTGCACCAAAGCAGAAAGTGAGAGTACCACTAGCACCATGGCTGCCACTGCAATGgcagaaaagagagaaatcaaGCGTCGaaaattgaatgatttttgCAGCGAAAGCACTAGGGTACAGATTTCTCAGATTCAACCATTTGGATAA
- the LOC18596985 gene encoding putative cyclin-D6-1 isoform X4 yields MEYFDLEDPFTSLKEHQSDTISALFSSESDHMPSQNYLQCLKTSDFYVSFRQEAISLILQAQYSCNLDPYTPYLAVNYMDRFISRQDIPQGNPWVLRLLVIACISLAAKMKEIHFSSSNFQREEGFIFDAPAIQRMELLILDALNWRMRSVTPFSFICFFISLFELKDPPLTQALKDRASNIIFQAHEINLLEFKPSVLAASALLLASHELSPLQFPSVETSILSCEYVNKESLLKCFNATQDMVVNQISESIVDTVSSSSTRTPLSVLDCHCTKAESESTTSTMAATAMAEKREIKRRKLNDFCSESTRVQISQIQPFG; encoded by the exons ATGGAGTACTTTGATCTTGAGGACCCATTCACAAGCTTGAAAGAACACCAATCTGATACAATCTCAGCTCTTTTCTCCTCAGAATCTGACCACATGCCTTCTCAGAACTACCTTCAATGTTTAAAGACCAGTGACTTCTATGTTTCTTTCCGACAGGAAGCCATTTCTCTCATTTTGCAG GCACAGTATTCTTGTAACCTTGATCCTTACACGCCATACCTGGCTGTTAACTACATGGATCGGTTCATCTCCAGGCAGGATATCCCG CAAGGCAATCCATGGGTTCTGAGGCTTCTTGTGATAGCTTGCATTTCTTTGGCTGCAAAGATGAAGGAAATACAtttctcttcctctaattTCCAG AGAGAAGAAGGGTTCATCTTCGATGCCCCAGCTATTCAAAGGATGGAGCTTCTGATTCTTGATGCTTTGAATTGGCGAATGAGATCAGTAACACCCTTCTCATTTATctgtttcttcatttctttgttCGAACTGAAAGACCCACCTTTGACACAAGCACTAAAAGATAGAGCCTCAAACATAATCTTCCAAGCTCACG AAATCAATCTGTTAGAGTTCAAACCATCAGTCCTTGCAGCATCAGCTCTTCTTTTGGCATCTCATGAGCTATCCCCATTACAGTTTCCGTCTGTGGAAACCTCAATTTTGTCTTGTGAATACGTGAATAAA GAGAGCCTGTTAAAATGCTTTAATGCAACGCAGGACATGGTGGTTAACCAAATCAGCGAATCGATTGTAGATACGGTGTCAAGCTCGAGTACAAGAACCCCATTAAGTGTATTGGACTGCCACTGCACCAAAGCAGAAAGTGAGAGTACCACTAGCACCATGGCTGCCACTGCAATGgcagaaaagagagaaatcaaGCGTCGaaaattgaatgatttttgCAGCGAAAGCACTAGGGTACAGATTTCTCAGATTCAACCATTTGGATAA